A region of Thermococcus barossii DNA encodes the following proteins:
- the prf1 gene encoding peptide chain release factor aRF-1 yields MSHKSAEMYELKKKVEELKSYRGRATELVSLYIPAGYDINKVMQQLREEYGTAQNIKSKSTRKNVLGALERAMQHLKLYRKTPENGLALFVGNVSEQEGVSDIRLWAIVPPEPLKVRLYRCDQTFITEPLEEMLRVKDAYGLITVEKNEATIGLLRGKRIEVIDELTSNVPGKTRAGGQSARRYERIREQETHEFMKRIGEHANKAFLPLLEKGELRGIIIGGPGPTKEEFVEGDYLHHELRKKVIGVVDISYHGEYGLRELVEKASDILKDHEAVKERHLIQNFFRHLVKDTGMITYGEKEVRQALELGAVDTLLISEGYDKVRVRAKCNNCGWSEEKTMSEQEFHVYRKKLTHCPKCGSQNITFEKWDVAEEFIKMAEEAGSNVEIISLDTDEGQQFYKAFGGLGAFLRYKIH; encoded by the coding sequence ATGTCTCACAAGTCCGCTGAAATGTACGAGCTCAAAAAGAAGGTCGAGGAGCTGAAGAGTTATCGAGGTCGAGCTACCGAGCTGGTCAGCCTGTACATCCCCGCGGGTTACGACATAAACAAGGTCATGCAGCAGCTTAGAGAAGAGTACGGGACGGCTCAGAACATCAAGAGCAAATCGACCCGAAAGAACGTCCTCGGAGCCCTCGAAAGGGCCATGCAGCACCTCAAGCTCTACCGGAAGACGCCCGAGAACGGTCTCGCTCTCTTCGTCGGGAACGTCAGCGAGCAGGAAGGTGTAAGCGACATCAGGCTCTGGGCGATAGTTCCCCCTGAGCCGCTGAAGGTCAGGCTCTATCGATGTGACCAGACTTTTATAACCGAGCCACTTGAGGAGATGCTCCGTGTTAAAGACGCCTACGGCCTGATAACGGTGGAGAAAAACGAGGCGACCATCGGACTACTCCGCGGAAAGCGCATTGAGGTCATAGACGAGCTGACTTCAAACGTCCCCGGAAAGACGAGGGCTGGTGGTCAGTCGGCGAGGCGTTACGAGAGGATCCGCGAGCAGGAGACCCACGAGTTCATGAAGAGGATAGGCGAACACGCCAACAAGGCCTTCCTCCCGCTCCTTGAGAAGGGCGAGCTGAGGGGAATAATCATCGGCGGCCCGGGGCCGACCAAGGAAGAGTTCGTCGAGGGCGACTACCTCCACCACGAGCTCAGAAAGAAGGTAATAGGCGTCGTTGACATCAGCTACCACGGCGAGTACGGCTTGAGGGAGCTCGTCGAGAAGGCCAGCGACATACTCAAGGACCACGAGGCGGTGAAGGAGAGGCACCTCATACAGAACTTCTTCAGGCACCTCGTCAAGGACACGGGGATGATAACCTACGGTGAAAAGGAGGTCAGGCAGGCGCTCGAACTCGGCGCCGTGGACACGCTCCTCATCAGCGAGGGCTACGACAAGGTTCGCGTTAGGGCCAAGTGCAACAACTGCGGCTGGAGCGAGGAGAAGACGATGAGCGAGCAGGAGTTCCACGTCTACAGGAAGAAGCTCACCCATTGCCCCAAGTGCGGCAGCCAGAACATAACCTTTGAGAAGTGGGACGTCGCGGAGGAGTTCATAAAGATGGCCGAGGAGGCCGGCTCGAACGTGGAAATCATTTCCCTCGACACGGATGAGGGCCAGCAGTTCTACAAGGCCTTTGGCGGCCTTGGGGCGTTCCTGAGGTACAAGATTCACTGA
- a CDS encoding pro-sigmaK processing inhibitor BofA family protein, giving the protein MLEELLLLFFLFLAIMLVVKVGFGIIKYLVANAIIGLIILWFTNWIGISDVPLTALNILVVAIGGILGVIALIIAYWF; this is encoded by the coding sequence ATGCTTGAAGAGTTGCTGCTGCTGTTTTTCCTCTTCCTGGCCATCATGCTGGTGGTCAAGGTCGGCTTTGGCATAATCAAGTACCTAGTGGCCAATGCAATAATCGGTCTGATAATACTGTGGTTCACAAACTGGATAGGGATATCCGACGTGCCACTGACGGCACTGAACATCCTGGTGGTCGCCATAGGCGGAATACTCGGCGTCATAGCACTCATAATAGCCTACTGGTTCTAG